From one Luteolibacter sp. SL250 genomic stretch:
- a CDS encoding TIGR00730 family Rossman fold protein, whose amino-acid sequence MNPPRSNAICIYCGSSPGLLPEYAEAAVHVGRTLARRGITLVYGGAHVGLMGMMADAALEAGGRVIGVMPHLLIGKEVVHPGLTELHAVESMHQRKTLMADLSDGFIALPGGVGTLEEIFEVYTWTQIGFHTKPCAFLNVADFYSPLFRFLEHAVAQRFVREEHHRMLVMEESIEDILDRFANEEPVIADKWMDIKSEER is encoded by the coding sequence ATGAATCCACCCCGGTCCAATGCCATCTGCATCTATTGCGGCTCCAGTCCCGGACTGCTGCCGGAGTATGCGGAGGCCGCGGTGCATGTGGGCCGCACTCTGGCCCGGCGCGGCATCACCCTGGTGTATGGCGGTGCGCACGTCGGCCTCATGGGCATGATGGCGGATGCGGCGTTGGAAGCAGGTGGCCGGGTCATCGGCGTCATGCCACACCTGCTCATCGGGAAGGAAGTCGTCCACCCCGGACTGACGGAACTCCACGCGGTGGAATCCATGCACCAGCGCAAGACGCTGATGGCGGATCTTTCGGACGGCTTCATCGCCCTGCCCGGCGGCGTCGGCACGCTTGAGGAAATCTTCGAGGTCTATACGTGGACCCAGATCGGCTTCCACACAAAGCCCTGCGCCTTCCTGAATGTGGCGGACTTCTACTCCCCGCTGTTCCGATTTCTGGAACACGCCGTCGCCCAGCGCTTCGTCCGGGAGGAACACCACCGCATGCTGGTGATGGAGGAGAGCATCGAGGATATTCTTGATCGGTTTGCGAACGAGGAACCGGTCATCGCGGACAAGTGGATGGACATCAAATCCGAAGAACGATGA
- a CDS encoding GNAT family N-acetyltransferase, giving the protein MEYHIDHQADADSLPAAVRKGIREADPGKLGGRDWQPLHLSLKGDDGTVAGGLYGATMWSWLMIDGLWISPSLRGRGFGRKLLLAAEAIATSRGCTGSWLGTFDFQARDFYEHLGYRVFAELPGFPPGHTHFHLSKTLVSEREEAGPIC; this is encoded by the coding sequence ATGGAATACCACATCGACCATCAGGCGGACGCGGACTCACTGCCCGCAGCCGTCCGCAAGGGTATCCGGGAAGCGGACCCGGGTAAACTGGGAGGGCGCGACTGGCAGCCCCTCCACCTTTCCCTGAAGGGCGATGACGGCACCGTGGCCGGCGGCCTCTACGGCGCGACCATGTGGTCATGGCTGATGATCGACGGACTGTGGATCTCCCCTTCCCTCAGGGGCCGGGGTTTCGGAAGGAAGTTGCTGCTTGCCGCGGAGGCCATCGCCACCAGCCGGGGCTGCACCGGATCATGGCTCGGCACCTTCGATTTTCAGGCCCGGGATTTCTACGAACATCTGGGCTACCGCGTGTTCGCCGAACTGCCCGGTTTCCCTCCCGGACACACGCATTTCCATCTGTCGAAGACGCTCGTATCGGAGAGGGAGGAAGCGGGACCGATCTGTTAG
- a CDS encoding methylated-DNA--[protein]-cysteine S-methyltransferase yields the protein MKTTKNWFTKTMPSPVGVLTLVAGETGLAAVLWENDDPKRVPLHPRAESPDHTVLRETERQLAAYFAGRLRTFDLPLEFHGTEFQKRVWAALTRIPFGETRTYAQIAVEVGSPAAVRAVGAANGRNPISIIAPCHRVIGSNGKLTGFAGGLEAKTYLLGLEDGRLL from the coding sequence ATGAAAACGACGAAGAACTGGTTCACGAAAACAATGCCCTCCCCTGTCGGCGTGCTGACGCTTGTCGCCGGAGAGACGGGACTGGCGGCGGTACTGTGGGAGAATGACGACCCGAAGCGCGTGCCGCTCCACCCGCGCGCGGAAAGCCCCGACCACACCGTTCTGCGGGAGACTGAGAGGCAACTGGCCGCCTACTTCGCCGGTCGGCTGCGCACCTTCGACCTGCCGCTGGAGTTCCATGGCACGGAGTTCCAGAAAAGGGTATGGGCCGCGCTCACCCGCATCCCCTTCGGCGAGACGCGGACCTACGCACAGATCGCGGTGGAAGTCGGCAGCCCGGCCGCCGTGCGGGCCGTGGGCGCGGCGAACGGACGGAACCCCATCTCCATCATCGCGCCATGCCACCGGGTCATCGGCTCGAATGGCAAGCTCACCGGCTTCGCGGGAGGACTGGAGGCGAAGACATATTTGCTGGGATTGGAGGACGGGCGGCTGCTTTGA
- a CDS encoding AlkA N-terminal domain-containing protein: MIDDDAAYQALASHDARFDGVFFVGVTSTGIYCRPVCPAKTPARRNCVFHASAESAEKAGFRPCLRCRPELAPGNAPVDKAHRIAHLIVQRIGEGLQDSEEAGLEEIAAGLGMSSRHLRRIVQAELGVSPIELIRTRRLLLAKQLLTETKLPVIDVAFASGFASLRRFNDAFVTHYRMPPGRLRKEAAGGGGKAAVHGDTSSLLLSYRPPYDWDGILDFLRGRTMKDVECVTEDAYLRTVRIGGHTGWIRVTHAARKHALAVEFCHSLVPVLPALLGRLRNVFDLAARPDLISAHLGKDPVLGETVERNPGLRVPGAFDGFEMVVRAILGQQITVRAATTIAGRFAEAFGEKIATPFPELTRLSPQAEKVAAASVDDVARLGIVSARSRCILALAQAFCSGAFSLEPGSDPDAAIRSLEALPGIGPWTAHYIAMRALRWPDAFPKEDIAVRNRLGGVTAKQAEVLSQPWRPWRSYAVLHLWRSPG; encoded by the coding sequence ATGATCGATGACGATGCCGCGTATCAAGCCCTGGCCTCCCATGACGCCCGGTTCGATGGCGTGTTCTTTGTCGGCGTGACGTCCACGGGCATCTACTGCCGTCCGGTCTGTCCGGCGAAGACGCCTGCGCGGAGGAACTGCGTCTTCCATGCCAGTGCGGAGTCCGCGGAGAAGGCAGGCTTCCGTCCGTGCTTGCGCTGCCGTCCGGAACTGGCGCCGGGGAATGCTCCGGTGGACAAGGCGCACCGCATCGCCCACCTCATCGTCCAGCGGATCGGGGAGGGGTTGCAGGACAGCGAGGAGGCGGGGTTGGAGGAAATCGCCGCCGGGCTGGGGATGAGTTCGCGGCACTTGCGGCGGATCGTCCAGGCGGAGCTGGGCGTTTCACCCATCGAGCTGATCCGGACGCGGCGGCTGCTGCTGGCGAAACAACTGCTCACGGAAACAAAGCTGCCTGTGATCGATGTGGCCTTTGCCAGTGGTTTCGCGAGCCTGCGGCGATTCAACGATGCCTTCGTCACGCACTACCGCATGCCGCCGGGACGGCTGCGGAAGGAAGCGGCGGGCGGGGGAGGGAAGGCTGCGGTTCATGGTGATACCTCCTCGCTGCTGCTCAGCTACCGGCCACCCTACGACTGGGACGGCATCCTGGATTTCCTCCGTGGACGAACGATGAAGGACGTGGAGTGCGTGACGGAGGACGCCTATCTGCGGACCGTCCGCATCGGCGGGCATACGGGATGGATCCGTGTCACGCATGCGGCGCGGAAGCACGCGCTGGCGGTGGAGTTCTGCCACTCCCTGGTTCCGGTGCTGCCCGCGTTGCTGGGGCGGCTGCGGAATGTCTTCGACCTCGCGGCCAGGCCGGATCTCATCTCCGCCCATCTGGGGAAGGATCCGGTGCTGGGTGAGACGGTGGAGCGGAATCCCGGGCTGCGCGTCCCCGGTGCCTTCGATGGTTTCGAGATGGTGGTCCGCGCCATCCTCGGCCAGCAGATCACCGTCCGTGCGGCCACGACCATCGCGGGGCGGTTCGCGGAGGCGTTCGGGGAGAAGATCGCCACGCCTTTCCCGGAGCTGACGCGCCTCTCGCCGCAAGCGGAAAAGGTGGCTGCCGCCAGCGTGGATGACGTCGCCCGGCTGGGCATCGTCAGCGCGCGGTCGCGGTGCATCCTCGCCCTGGCACAGGCGTTCTGCTCCGGTGCGTTCTCCCTGGAGCCGGGAAGCGATCCGGACGCCGCCATCCGCAGCTTGGAGGCCCTGCCTGGCATCGGCCCGTGGACCGCGCACTACATCGCCATGCGCGCGCTGCGCTGGCCGGATGCCTTTCCGAAGGAAGACATCGCCGTGCGCAATCGGCTCGGCGGCGTGACCGCGAAGCAGGCTGAGGTGCTGTCCCAACCATGGCGTCCATGGCGGAGCTACGCCGTGCTGCACCTGTGGCGCTCGCCCGGGTAG
- a CDS encoding YceI family protein, producing MASSPSSTLIDVLSADSYEAEHVPGAVNLCVYETAFIDKVKQAFPDTATALTVCGYCDSTKEAEVAVARLEEAGYTDVSVLSGGLEKWKADGGTPEGKGDAAASSNGKLAVDPEASSIHWTGRNLFNFHTGSLKLAGGCVEIRDGVLVAGEIHVDMDSLACTDLTDTAMNRMLVDHLRSDDFFSIGDHPVATFTVVSATRIDGVSDGLPNHCIEGNLTLRGKVIPVSFDALVARKDDGSYVAQAMVDFDRTQWGSIYGSGRFFSRLGQHVVNDVIHLHLKVVTVAG from the coding sequence ATGGCTTCTTCTCCTTCCTCCACATTGATCGACGTATTATCCGCGGATTCCTACGAGGCGGAGCATGTTCCGGGTGCGGTGAATCTCTGCGTCTACGAAACCGCGTTCATCGACAAGGTGAAGCAGGCGTTTCCGGATACGGCGACCGCGCTCACCGTCTGCGGATACTGTGACTCCACGAAGGAGGCGGAGGTCGCCGTCGCGCGGCTGGAGGAGGCGGGATACACGGATGTCTCCGTGTTGTCCGGCGGTCTGGAAAAATGGAAGGCCGACGGCGGCACCCCCGAGGGGAAGGGGGATGCCGCCGCTTCATCGAACGGAAAGCTGGCGGTCGATCCGGAAGCCAGTTCCATCCATTGGACGGGCAGGAATCTTTTCAACTTCCACACCGGATCGCTGAAGCTCGCGGGCGGCTGCGTGGAGATCCGGGACGGCGTGCTGGTGGCCGGGGAGATCCATGTGGACATGGACTCGCTGGCCTGCACGGATCTGACGGACACGGCAATGAATCGCATGCTGGTGGACCATCTGCGGAGTGATGATTTCTTCAGCATAGGGGACCACCCGGTGGCCACCTTCACGGTGGTCTCCGCGACTCGGATTGATGGCGTCAGCGACGGCCTGCCGAACCATTGCATCGAGGGTAACCTGACGCTGCGCGGAAAGGTGATACCCGTTTCGTTCGATGCGCTGGTGGCGCGGAAGGACGACGGCTCATACGTCGCGCAGGCGATGGTTGATTTCGACCGCACGCAGTGGGGTTCCATCTACGGTTCCGGCAGGTTCTTCTCCCGGCTGGGCCAGCACGTGGTGAACGATGTCATCCACCTGCACCTGAAGGTGGTGACCGTTGCCGGATGA
- a CDS encoding glucosamine-6-phosphate deaminase has product MSANPLAQPAVFIHFNRREMGVAAAAKVHEEILRIVADKGNARMVMACAPSQDDYYAALIPLVRSAPEVWRNVEIFHMDEYVGLTADSPQSFRSYLREHFLDHVEVAGFHPIGGEADPSAESVRYEALLSAAPIDIISMGIGENGHIAFNDPPVADFNDPYLIKKVELDGICRQQQVNDGCFPTLDAVPTHALSLTLPVFAGAGMLVCIVPGVRKAEAVRNTLLGPVGTACPATLLRGHANSFLYLDDDSASLLDH; this is encoded by the coding sequence ATGTCCGCCAACCCACTCGCCCAGCCCGCAGTCTTCATTCATTTCAACCGGAGGGAGATGGGCGTTGCGGCCGCCGCGAAGGTCCATGAAGAGATCCTCCGGATTGTCGCGGACAAGGGCAATGCGCGCATGGTCATGGCCTGCGCCCCATCGCAGGATGACTACTACGCCGCACTGATCCCGCTGGTGCGCTCCGCGCCGGAGGTCTGGAGGAACGTGGAGATCTTCCACATGGACGAGTATGTCGGCCTCACGGCGGATTCACCGCAGAGCTTCCGCAGCTACCTGCGGGAGCACTTCCTGGATCATGTGGAGGTGGCCGGATTCCACCCCATCGGCGGGGAGGCGGACCCATCCGCGGAAAGCGTCCGCTATGAGGCGCTGCTCTCCGCCGCCCCCATCGACATCATCAGCATGGGTATCGGCGAGAACGGGCACATCGCTTTCAACGATCCGCCGGTCGCGGATTTCAACGATCCGTATCTCATCAAAAAGGTGGAACTGGACGGCATCTGCCGCCAGCAGCAGGTGAATGACGGCTGCTTTCCCACGCTGGACGCGGTGCCCACCCATGCGCTCAGCCTCACGCTGCCGGTCTTCGCCGGGGCGGGGATGCTGGTGTGCATCGTCCCCGGAGTGAGGAAGGCGGAAGCAGTGAGGAACACCCTGCTGGGGCCGGTCGGCACCGCATGTCCCGCCACCCTGCTGCGCGGACATGCGAATTCGTTCCTCTATCTCGATGACGACTCCGCCTCCTTGCTCGACCACTGA
- a CDS encoding N-acetylglucosamine-6-phosphate deacetylase produces the protein MMPAAPYFDLQVNGFAGVDFQRDDVDAAALERAMEALLLHGTGKILLTLITDHADALCRRLEHFRKLREASPAAREIIAGFHLEGPWLLPEPGYHGAHDPRHMSAPDLRAFDLFQEAAGGLLRLVTLAPELPGSPELIAHSASRGVRTAIGHSNASDAHIDAAIRAGMTLCTHVGNGVPVILHRHDNVIQRVLARDELMAVFIPDGIHLPPGVLRNFVRAKPPGKVLFTTDCMAAAGGGPGRYSLAHVEVEVGEDGVVREPGKETFAGSSLTMDRAVENVCAFLGWSREDAVAACSTGVAAALGF, from the coding sequence ATGATGCCTGCCGCACCCTACTTCGATCTCCAGGTGAATGGCTTCGCCGGGGTGGACTTCCAGCGCGATGACGTGGACGCCGCCGCCCTGGAGCGGGCGATGGAGGCCCTGCTGCTCCACGGCACGGGAAAGATCCTGCTCACCCTCATTACGGACCATGCCGATGCCCTGTGCCGGCGGTTGGAGCATTTCCGGAAGCTCCGGGAGGCGTCACCCGCCGCCCGGGAGATCATCGCAGGATTCCATCTGGAGGGACCATGGCTCTTGCCGGAACCGGGTTACCATGGCGCGCATGATCCCCGCCACATGTCCGCGCCGGACCTGCGCGCGTTCGATCTTTTCCAGGAAGCGGCGGGCGGCCTGCTGCGGCTGGTCACGCTCGCGCCGGAACTGCCCGGTTCGCCGGAACTCATCGCGCACTCCGCATCCCGTGGCGTGCGGACGGCCATCGGCCATTCCAATGCCTCGGACGCGCACATCGATGCTGCCATCCGCGCGGGCATGACGCTCTGCACCCATGTGGGGAATGGCGTGCCGGTCATCCTGCACCGCCATGACAACGTGATCCAGCGCGTGCTGGCGCGGGACGAGCTCATGGCGGTCTTCATCCCGGACGGCATCCACCTGCCGCCCGGCGTGCTGCGGAACTTCGTGCGGGCGAAGCCACCGGGAAAGGTTCTCTTCACCACTGACTGTATGGCCGCGGCGGGTGGCGGTCCGGGGCGTTACTCCCTCGCCCATGTGGAGGTGGAGGTGGGGGAGGATGGCGTCGTCCGTGAGCCGGGGAAGGAAACCTTCGCCGGATCCTCACTGACGATGGACCGTGCGGTGGAAAACGTGTGCGCCTTTCTCGGCTGGTCGCGTGAGGATGCGGTGGCCGCGTGCTCCACGGGTGTCGCCGCGGCGTTGGGATTCTGA
- a CDS encoding thioredoxin family protein: protein MSTHPIASTEEWTAARIRLLEKEKELVRLGDELAAARRGLPWREVTEEYVFDTAEGPRTLADLFGGRSQLAVYHFMFAPEWKEGCPSCSFVSDHFDGMLPHLAARDVSLVAVSRAPLEKLSAFRKRMGWKFPWVSSGGNRFNHDYGVSFTEEELAAGKVRYNYTEKEFPSTEGPGMSVFRKAADGRIFHTYSTYERGVERLMTTYDLLDLMPKGRDEDGLPFTMAWLRYHDQYESGTFADPDKPYWPKEAASGDSGRSCCGNR, encoded by the coding sequence ATGAGCACGCACCCCATCGCATCCACGGAGGAATGGACCGCCGCCCGCATCCGGCTGCTGGAAAAGGAAAAGGAACTCGTCCGGCTGGGCGACGAGCTGGCGGCGGCCCGCCGCGGCCTGCCGTGGCGGGAGGTCACGGAGGAGTATGTCTTCGACACGGCGGAGGGACCTCGCACGCTGGCGGACCTGTTCGGCGGCAGGAGCCAGCTTGCGGTGTATCATTTCATGTTCGCCCCGGAATGGAAAGAAGGCTGCCCGAGCTGCTCGTTCGTGTCCGATCACTTCGACGGCATGCTTCCCCACCTGGCGGCGCGGGACGTTTCGCTGGTAGCCGTGTCCCGCGCACCGCTGGAGAAGCTCTCCGCCTTCCGCAAGCGGATGGGCTGGAAATTCCCCTGGGTCTCGTCCGGCGGGAATCGCTTCAACCATGACTACGGGGTCTCCTTCACGGAGGAGGAACTGGCGGCGGGCAAGGTCCGCTACAACTACACGGAAAAGGAATTCCCCAGCACGGAAGGTCCGGGGATGAGCGTCTTCCGCAAGGCAGCGGACGGCAGGATCTTCCACACCTACTCCACCTATGAACGCGGCGTGGAGCGGCTGATGACCACTTACGACCTGCTGGACCTCATGCCAAAGGGTCGGGACGAGGACGGACTCCCCTTCACCATGGCGTGGCTCCGCTACCACGACCAATATGAAAGCGGCACCTTCGCCGATCCGGACAAGCCCTACTGGCCGAAGGAAGCTGCCAGCGGTGACAGCGGCCGCAGTTGCTGCGGCAACCGCTGA
- a CDS encoding SRPBCC domain-containing protein translates to MNNQNELTKPDNATLVIRRLLDAPAELAFDAWTTPDQIQRWMRPEPGMEIPFASMDLKPGGRFRIQMKNPEGEYYTAAGEFHEVVRPSRLVYTWDWEVDGSGAEPGELEGKTSLITIEFIACGARTEFIMTHTRFATIESRDSHAGGWGRAVETFAAHVAGKA, encoded by the coding sequence ATGAACAACCAGAACGAACTGACGAAGCCGGACAACGCCACGCTGGTGATCCGGCGCCTGCTGGACGCCCCCGCGGAGCTGGCCTTTGACGCGTGGACCACCCCGGACCAGATCCAGCGGTGGATGCGCCCGGAGCCGGGCATGGAGATCCCCTTCGCCAGCATGGACCTGAAGCCGGGCGGCAGGTTCCGCATCCAGATGAAGAATCCTGAGGGGGAGTACTACACCGCCGCAGGTGAGTTCCACGAGGTGGTGCGGCCATCCCGGCTGGTCTACACTTGGGACTGGGAGGTGGACGGCAGCGGCGCGGAGCCGGGAGAGCTGGAGGGAAAGACCTCGCTCATCACCATCGAGTTCATCGCCTGCGGCGCGCGCACGGAGTTCATCATGACGCACACCCGCTTCGCCACCATCGAGAGCCGCGACAGCCACGCCGGCGGCTGGGGCCGTGCGGTCGAAACCTTCGCCGCCCATGTGGCGGGCAAAGCCTGA
- a CDS encoding metalloregulator ArsR/SmtB family transcription factor, with product MVEFNSSNLDRTFAALADPTRRSILAELASKGEERVTGLAKQHAMSLAGVSKHLIVLEKAGLVKRRKDGRVHTMTLEAAPMSEALAWIDRYRTFWEANLDSFETYLKQLQTGKQQP from the coding sequence ATGGTTGAATTTAATTCCAGCAACCTTGACCGGACCTTCGCCGCGCTGGCGGATCCCACGCGGCGGAGCATCCTCGCGGAACTGGCGTCAAAGGGGGAGGAGCGCGTCACCGGGCTGGCCAAGCAACACGCGATGTCGCTGGCGGGCGTTTCCAAGCACCTCATCGTCCTCGAAAAGGCGGGGCTGGTGAAGCGCCGCAAGGATGGCCGGGTGCACACGATGACCCTGGAGGCCGCGCCGATGAGCGAGGCCCTGGCATGGATCGACCGTTACCGGACCTTCTGGGAGGCGAACCTCGACAGCTTTGAAACCTATCTCAAACAACTGCAGACCGGAAAACAGCAACCATGA
- a CDS encoding GNAT family N-acetyltransferase produces MTPELSVWQHAIPDDVEELLPLLEAFYAEEQLVHDAASVRRAVVDLLADESLGGVWLLRVEGVLAGYLVAVLGYSVEFGGRYVLLDELFISPEFRGGGKWRHGFREVEAWARQRGIRTLRLEVNHHNEKAASLYLADGFSNDERSIFTKRLGG; encoded by the coding sequence ATGACACCGGAGCTTTCCGTCTGGCAGCACGCCATCCCTGACGATGTGGAGGAATTGCTGCCCCTGCTGGAGGCGTTCTATGCGGAGGAACAGCTCGTCCACGATGCCGCCTCCGTCCGCAGGGCGGTGGTGGATCTGCTGGCAGATGAAAGCCTGGGCGGCGTCTGGCTGCTGCGGGTGGAGGGCGTGCTGGCCGGATATCTCGTCGCCGTATTGGGCTACAGTGTGGAGTTCGGCGGCCGGTATGTCCTGCTGGATGAGCTGTTCATCAGCCCGGAGTTCCGCGGCGGGGGAAAGTGGCGGCACGGATTCCGCGAGGTGGAGGCATGGGCACGGCAGCGGGGCATCCGCACGCTGCGGCTGGAGGTGAACCACCACAACGAAAAGGCCGCCAGCCTCTATCTGGCGGACGGCTTCAGCAACGACGAGCGCTCCATTTTCACGAAGCGGCTGGGTGGTTGA
- a CDS encoding DUF418 domain-containing protein, which produces MVPPPLPLPASLTPTDRRLDHLDALRGFALFGILLVNMHGFKSSFVSWSATEAYLPGILNLLAIQLIDVFATGKFVSVFSFLFGLGLAQQWQHWSGTRPSLFRWFILRRMSVLLILGVLHGMVLWCGDILTFYAVMGMTTIFLVRRRTLTLLVLAAVVFLLHSGLLLLGSYLEATYGEMNHNWRETADAWVECYQSDDFWWITSSRIDEWKYAIESLFLSLSFHSFVFFLLGMAAGKAGPSQLLERHESLLRKWLPPTLLTGIALSVLGKVQDFGWLPFSEQMWWLRAVQYPGGTTLMALCYITGGALVFHSGRWPHITRWLSAAGRMSLSNYLFQSIVANVIFMGWGFGLYGRTTAYSGSVICVALFTGQVALSQLWLRRFRNGPVEYLWRKLAYRAKKESAA; this is translated from the coding sequence ATGGTGCCCCCTCCCCTGCCGCTGCCCGCCTCCCTCACGCCGACGGACCGTCGGCTGGACCATCTGGACGCGCTGCGGGGTTTCGCCCTGTTCGGCATCCTGCTGGTGAACATGCATGGATTCAAATCATCCTTCGTTTCCTGGAGTGCCACGGAGGCTTACCTGCCGGGAATCTTGAATCTGCTGGCAATCCAGTTGATCGATGTCTTTGCGACAGGGAAGTTTGTTTCCGTCTTCTCGTTCCTTTTCGGGTTGGGGCTGGCACAGCAGTGGCAGCACTGGAGTGGGACGAGGCCAAGCCTGTTCCGTTGGTTCATCCTCCGCCGGATGTCGGTTCTCCTCATCTTGGGCGTCCTCCATGGCATGGTGCTATGGTGCGGAGATATCCTCACATTCTATGCGGTCATGGGGATGACCACGATCTTTCTCGTGCGCCGACGCACCCTCACCCTGCTGGTGCTGGCAGCGGTCGTGTTCCTGCTGCACAGCGGACTGTTGCTGCTGGGTTCCTATCTGGAGGCGACGTACGGAGAAATGAACCACAACTGGAGGGAAACGGCGGACGCCTGGGTGGAGTGCTACCAGTCGGATGATTTCTGGTGGATTACCAGTTCCCGGATCGACGAGTGGAAATATGCGATCGAAAGCCTGTTCCTCAGCCTGAGTTTCCATTCCTTCGTTTTTTTCCTGCTCGGCATGGCCGCGGGCAAAGCGGGGCCCTCCCAGTTGCTGGAGCGCCATGAGAGCCTCCTCCGGAAATGGCTTCCCCCGACTCTGCTAACAGGGATTGCACTCTCGGTGCTGGGCAAGGTGCAGGATTTCGGTTGGCTGCCATTTTCCGAACAAATGTGGTGGCTGCGTGCGGTGCAGTATCCCGGGGGAACCACCCTTATGGCGCTTTGCTATATCACCGGTGGCGCGTTGGTGTTCCACTCCGGCCGATGGCCCCACATCACCCGCTGGCTGTCCGCGGCGGGGAGGATGTCCCTGAGCAACTATCTGTTCCAGTCCATCGTCGCGAACGTGATCTTCATGGGGTGGGGTTTCGGTCTATATGGCAGGACGACCGCTTACTCAGGGTCGGTCATCTGCGTGGCGCTGTTCACCGGGCAGGTAGCACTCAGCCAACTATGGCTACGGAGGTTCAGGAACGGGCCGGTGGAGTATCTTTGGCGGAAGCTCGCCTACCGGGCGAAAAAGGAGTCCGCCGCGTGA
- a CDS encoding DUF2007 domain-containing protein — protein sequence MRLVFENIDFTVVGHMQTLLEAEGIRTELRNAGAAGLAGEVPYTQVYPELWVLDWMDEPRALAIIRDYREKDAATPPAEGWKCPSCGETVDGVFSECWNCGAAMPA from the coding sequence ATGCGACTGGTTTTCGAGAACATCGACTTCACCGTCGTCGGTCACATGCAGACGTTGCTGGAGGCTGAGGGGATTCGCACGGAACTGAGGAACGCGGGGGCGGCCGGGCTGGCCGGTGAGGTACCCTACACGCAGGTCTATCCGGAGCTGTGGGTGCTTGACTGGATGGATGAGCCGCGCGCGCTGGCAATCATCCGGGACTACCGGGAGAAAGACGCCGCCACCCCACCGGCGGAGGGCTGGAAGTGCCCGTCCTGCGGCGAGACCGTGGACGGGGTGTTCTCGGAGTGCTGGAACTGCGGTGCGGCGATGCCTGCCTGA